The genomic window TACGCGGCCACGGCGGAGGGCGGGGACGCGCAGCGGACGGTGGCAAGGGTGTGGCAGGTGACGCTGGACGCGCTCGCCGATACGCCGATCGCCGTTCAGATCCTGCGGATCATCGCGTGGTGGGCGCCGGATGAGATTCCGCGGGGGTACTTGGAGGGGATCGGGAGCCCGCTGGAGGTGACCGACGCCGTGCGGAGGTTGGCGGCGCACAGCATGGTCAAGGTGCGGGGAGATGTGCTGTCGGTGCATCGGCTGGTGCAGGCGGTGAGTCGGGCGGGGACACCGGAGGAGATGGCGGTCACGCGGCACGAGGCGGCGCGGATGCTGAGCGGAAAGACACAGAGGACTCAGGTCTTCGGCGAAGCGGAGCGGGTGTGGGCGACGCATGTCGAAGCACTCGCGGGCTGTTTGGGTGAGGAGTTCGACACGGAGTTGCTTGTGTCCCTGTTCACCATGGCGGCGATGAACCTCACCAGGGGACATAGTCGGCGGAGCATGGCATTGCTCGAACGTGTCGCGCGGGCCGTCGAACGTAATCCGGGATGGGACAGCAGAGAAACGGTACGCGGCGCAATGCTGCCGATGTACATGCTCAACGGCCATTATGACCTTGCCCAGCCTCTCGCAGAGGAGCAACTTGCCCTGAGCGAACGAGAAAGGGGGGCTTGTCACCCGGACACCTTTTCGGCTCGAATCTCGCTCGCCGATGTCCTGAGACACACGGAGCCTGAGCGGGCCCAGGCCATGGCGCAGGAGGTGGCTGAAAGGGCGGTCGAAGCACTGGGTTCGGACCATCCAGTGGCTTTCACGGCCCGTCTGACCCTCCGAGAAATGACCCGCCAGCATCCCGATCGTCCGACGTTTGAGGCCCAAGTCGCCGAAGCCGAGAGGGTATTGGGGGATGACCACTTCAGCGTCGCAGTTCTCAGACGAAACCTTGTGGAGGAGTTGAGGGAGGCCGGGCACCTGGACAGGGCTGTCGTGCTGGCGGAGAAGGTCGTAGCTCAGTATCGACACCATCTGGGTGCCACCGATATGGACACGTTGAACGCCCGGATCACCCATATTCATCTGTTGGCTCTCGTGGACGATGCGCCTCGCGTCCACGAATTGCTTCCCGACTTCATTGCCGACTTGAGCCGAGCGGTCGGCGACACCCCGGAAGGCCGTAACGTCATCGACCAAGCCGTGGCCCTGCTCAGGCACCGCGAAGCGTAATCACCCCCTCACCCCCCGTGCTTTGTACAACCCCTGTCCCACCGCTGTATCTCCGCTGCACAGCCCCTAACCGGCGTCGCGCGAATCTGGAGTCACTTCCACCGCACGAGAACGCGGAGGCAGTAACACCCCACACTCGCACGGGAGATCGCGATGACCCGCAAGAACCGCATACGTGCCGCCGTCGTCACCGCCACCGCCCTCGTCACCGTCGGCACGGTGACCGCCGGAGTCAGCATGGCCGGAGCCGAGGCCGCGCCGAAGAAGCCCTCCAAGAAGGAGATCGCGGCGCTCTTCGACGGCTGGAACAAGTCGCTGCGGACCGGCGACGCGAAGAAGGTGGCGGACCGGTACGCGAAGGACGCGGTGCTGCTGCCGACCGTCTCCAACAAGGTCCGCACCAACCGTGCCGGCATCGTCGACTACTTCCACCACTTCCTGGAGAGCAAGCCGGTCGGCAAGAAGATCGAGACGCACATCAACGTCCTCGACAGCAACTCGGCGCTGGACGCGGGCACGTACCAGTTCACGCTCACCGACAAGAAGACCGGTGAGAAGAGAGTCGTCAAGGCCCGCTACACGTACGAGTACGAGAAGCGGAACGGCGTGTGGAAGATCGTGAACCACCACTCGTCGGCGATGCCCGAGGGCTGAGCGGCAGCCGGCGCGCGACACCAGCCGTAGGACCGGCTGAGCCGACCACCCCCCGGCTCAGCCACCCCCGTGCCGCGCCGCCCGCAGTGTGAGCGCGACGCACAGCCCGCCCCCGGGGGCGTCCTCGAGGGCCACGGTTCCGCCGTCGTCGGTGACGAGTTGCTTGACGACGGCGAGGCCGAGGCCGGAACCGGACTTCCCGGTGAGGCCCTGACCGCGCCAGAAGCGGTCGAAGGCGCGGGACTTCTCGGCGTCCGACATACCGGGCCCCTCGTCCAGCACCGACAGCACCACCTGATCGCCCCGGGTCTCCACCCGCACCGTGATGGTCGCACCGTCCGGTGAGACCTCCAGGGCGTTGGAAAGCACGTTGTCCAGGACCTGGTCCAGATGACCGGGACTGGCCAGCACAAGCGGCCGGCCGTCGGCACTCCCCCTGAGCGTGATGGTGACTCCGCGCTCGTCGGCGGCCGGTCTCCACACGTCGAAGCGTTCCTGGATGACGTCCCGGAGGGACAGCGGTTCCGCCGCCGTCACCTTCGCCTCGGCCCGCGCCAGCACCAGCAGGCCGCTGACCAGGCGACTCATCCGGACCACCTCGGCGGTGGCCTGCTCCACGTCCTCCCGTACGAACTCGTCGTCCGTGCCGTCCGCGATGTTGTCCAGGGACAGCCGCAGGGCCGTGAGGGGGGTACGCAGTTGGTGCGAGGCGTCCGCCACGAAGATCCGCTGCGAGGCGATCAGCGTGTCCAGGCGTTCGCCCGCCTGGTTCAGCGTGCGCGCCAGGGTCTGCGTCTCCTGAGGGCCCGTCACGGGGGAGCGGGCCGTCAGGTCGCCGTCGCTGAGCTTGCTCGCCATCTCGTTGAGCTGCAGGAGGGGGCGGGTCAGCCGGCGGGCCACGAAGACACCGATGATCGCCGCCGCCCCGAGGACCAGCACGGCCAGCCCCGCCCGGAAGCCCCAGATCTGCCACAGACGGGACGTGAGGTGGTCGGTGGAGAAGACGATGCGTACGGCGCCGACCACATCGCCCGTCGTCGCGTCGCGGGCGGGAACGGTGACCACCAGGTGCTTGCCCCAGATGAAGTCCGAACCCCAGTCCTCCGTCTTCTCGCCGTCCAGCAGCGCCTTGGTCAGCGCCGTGTCGCGGGCGGGTGCGGTCAGGTCCTTCGGCGTACAGCCGTTGGTGGTGGCCACCTGGACCGTGACCTCGGCGGGTTCGTACGCCTTGGCCAGCCGTTTCAACGCCTCGCAGGAGGCGTCGTCGCCGTTGCCCAGCAGCCGGGCCATGGTCTCGGCCTCGCGCCCGACGGAACTGATGGTGTCGCCCCGCAGCTGTGAGGTGAGCGTGAACGCCACCGGCACGGTGAACAACGCGATCGCGACGGCGACGAGGACGACGTAACTGCGAAGCAGCTGACGGATCATGAGGCGCCGGAGCCCTCAGTGCTCTTGGCGTCCTTGCCAGCCGCGGGGGTCTCGCCTGCGGGGGTCTCGCCCTCGTTCACGATCAGCCGGAACCCCACCCCCCGCACCGCCTCGATCGTGATCGCCCCCGCCAGCTTCCGCCGCAGCGCGGCCACGTGGACGTCCAGCGTCTTGGTCGGCCCGAACCAGTTCGCGTCCCAGACCGCCTCCATGATCTGCTCGCGCGACATCAGCGCGCCCGGCTCCTCGGTGAGGAAGGCGAGGAGGTCGTACTCCTTGGGAGCGAGCCCCACCTCCGTACCGTCGAGGTGGACGCGCGCGGCCTTGCGGTCGATGGTGAGGCGGGGGCCGTAGCGGTCGGGGCCGGCGGCCGGTGCGTCGGCGGCCCGGGGCTGCACGCGGCGCATCACCGCCCTTATGCGGGCGATCACCTCGCGGACGCCGAACGGCTTGGAGACGTAGTCGTCGGCGCCGAGCTCCAGGCCGACCACGCGGTCCGTCTCGTCGCTGCGCGCGCTGATCACGATGATCGGCACATCGCTGCGGGACCGGAGGGCCTTGCAGACGTCGAGACCGTCCGTGTCGGGCAGGCCGAGGTCGAGAAGGACGACGTCGTACGGACCGTTGTACGACAGCGCCGCCCCGCCCGTGGAGACCCATTCCACCTCGAAGCCGTATCGCAGGAGCCCGCGCCGGAGCGACTCGGCGACGGGCTCGTCGTCTTCCACCAGAAGTACGCGCACGGCACCGACCTTAATGCTTGAAAGTTGAGCTTCCGGCGCCGCGGGGGCCGACGGTGTGACTCCAGGCACTTTTCGCCGTTCTCGTCGACTGTTCGGCTTCGACCTGGGCAGAGACGTTCCCGGAGCGGTCGGAGGTCCGGGCGAGAAGCCGGTGGGAAACCGGTGGAACGTCCGGAGAAAACCCAGGTGATCAAGGGGTGGGCGGGACATCTCACCATGCGATACCGGAGAAGGGGAATTCGGCCGCTCGCTAAACTGAGCCGACCGCAGTACGTGTGTATGTGCGGATAAGGGACTGAACCGAGCGAGGAGCGCACGTGGGCCTTGTCGTGCAGAAGTACGGAGGCTCCTCCGTAGCCGATGCCGAGGGCATCAAGCGCGTCGCCAAGCGGATCGTGGAAGCGAAGAAGAACGGCCACCAGGTGGTCGTCGTCGTTTCCGCGATGGGCGACACGACGGACGAGCTGATCGATCTCGCCGAGCAGGTGTCACCGATGCCTGCCGGGCGTGAGTTCGACATGCTGCTGACCGCCGGAGAGCGTATCTCCATGGCACTGCTGGCCATGGCGATCAAAAACCTGGGCCACGAGGCCCAGTCGTTCACCGGCAGCCAGGCAGGCGTCATCACCGACTCGGTCCACAACAAAGCCCGGATCATCGACGTCACACCCGGCCGTATCCGGACGGCGCTGGACGAGGGCAACATCGCGATCGTCGCCGGGTTCCAGGGCGTCAGCCAGGACAAGAAGGACATCACCACCCTCGGTCGCGGCGGGTCCGACACCACCGCCGTCGCGCTGGCAGCCGCGCTCGACGCCGAGGTCTGTGAGATCTACACCGACGTCGACGGCGTCTTCACCGCCGACCCGCGCGTCGTGAAGAAGGCCCGGAAGATCGACTGGATCTCCTCCGAGGACATGCTCGAACTGGCCGCGTCCGGTTCGAAGGTGCTGCTCCACCGCTGTGTCGAGTACGCCCGCCGCTACAACATCCCGATCCACGTCCGCTCGTCCTTCTCCGGACTTCCGGGCACCTGGGTCAGCAACGAGAAGCCAGAGTCGCAAGGGGACCACAAGGTGGAGCACGCCATCATCTCCGGAGTCGCCCACGACGTCTCCGAGGCCAAGGTCACGGTCGTCGGCGTCCCGGACAAGCCGGGCGAGGCCGCCGCGATCTTCCGCGCCATCGCCGACGCCGAGGTCAACATCGACATGGTGGTGCAGAACGTCTCCGCCGTGACGACCGGCCTGACGGACATCTCCTTCACCCTCCCCAAGACCGAGGGCCGCAAGGCGATCGACGCCCTGGAGAAGAACAAGGACGGCATCGGGTTCGACTCGCTGCGCTACGACGACCAGATCGGCAAGATCTCCCTGGTCGGCGCGGGGATGAAGACCAACCCGGGGGTCACGGCCTCCTTCTTCGAGGCGCTGTCCGACGCGGGCGTGAACATCGAGCTGATCTCGACCTCCGAGATCCGTATCTCGGTCGTCACCCGCGCCGATGACGTCCCCGAGGCCGTACGCGCCGTGCACTCCGCCTTCGGGCTCGACTCCGACAGCGACGAGGCCGTCGTCTACGGGGGGACCGGACGATGACGGTCCGTTCGTACGGTCCGTACGACGGCGGCCTCGGCCACTGATGGCCGTCGATGCCGGGCGCACCGGCAGGCCGACGCTCGCGGTCGTGGGTGCGACCGGGGCCGTCGGCACGGTCATGCTCCAGATCCTGTCCCACCGCGCGGACATCTGGGGCGAGATCCGTCTGATCGCCTCCCCCCGCTCGGCCGGCCGCAAGCTGGCCGTGCGCGGGGAGCAGGTCGAGGTGACGGCCCTGTCGGAGGAGGCCTTCGACGGGGTCGACGTCGCCATGTTCGACGTACCGGACGAGGTGGCGGAGCGCTGGGCGCCGATCGCGGCGGCCAAGGGCGCGGTCGTGGTGGACAACTCGGGCGCCTTCCGGATGGACCCGGAGGTGCCCCTCGTCGTCCCCGAGGTCAATCCGCACGCCGTCCGCCGCCGCCCGCGCGGGATCATCGCCAACCCCAACTGCACGACCCTCTCCATGATCGTGGCGCTCGGCGCGCTGCACGCCGAGTTCGGGCTGCGCGAGCTGGTGGCCTCCTCGTACCAGGCTGTCAGCGGCGCGGGACGGGCCGGCGTGGAGACCCTGCGGCAGCAGATCGCCCTGGTCGCCGGTACGGAACTGGGGACCAGGCCCGGTGACGTACGGCGGGCCGTGGGCGACAACACCGGGCCGTTCCCCGAGCCGGTGGCGCTGAACGTGGTGCCGTGGGCCGGGTCGCCGCGCGCGGACGGCTGGTCGTCGGAGGAGATGAAGGTGCGGGACGAGTCCCGCAAGATCCTCGGGCTGCCGACCCTGCCGGTCGCCGTGACCTGCGTACGGGTGCCGGTCGTCACCGCGCACTCGCTCACCGTCCACGCCCGTTTCGAGGGCGAGGTCACGGTCGCCAAGGCGCGCGAGATCCTCGCCACCGCGCCGGGGGTCGTGCTCTTCGACGACCCGGGTGCGGGGGAGTTCCCCACCCCCGCCGACGTGGTGGGCACCGACCCGACCTGGGTGGGGCGCGTACGCCGGGCCCTCGACGACCCGACGGCCCTCGAACTCTTCGTCTGCGGCGACAACCTGCGCAAGGGTGCCGCCCTCAACACCGCGCAGATCGCGGAGCTGGTGGCGGCGGAGCGGGCGGCGTAGGGCCGACGCGGCCCCCCGGGGCAGCGCCGGTTGGCTGAGGGTGCACTGTCCGTTGCCTCTTGGTGCACTGTGGGCCGATTTCCTTGCGAGCGGCCCGCTCCCGTGCGTAGATCGGCTGTCGCCGAGTGTCGGTGCCGGGGCTATTGGTATGGGCCGTTGTCGGTGGCGGCGTGTAAGTTCTTCGAGTCGGCGGTTCGGCGGACGGAAGATTTCCGGCCGGGCAGTCGTGGGATTCCGGGTTGATTCAGGCCTCCCGGGGATCGAGGGATTTTCCTCCCCGTCCTCCGCAACCGCGGGCGGACGGGGAGCGTCTTTAACGGGCGCCCTTCGGCGGGGCTGGGCGCCAACACTCGTGGCACAGGGGAAGAGCTGGTACGCATGAGGGCGTTCGACGCGCTGTCCGGTGTTCGGTGGGTCGTACCGACGGGTGCGCGCAGCGTGCCGACGGGCGCGTCTCCCGCACCCGTGGATGCGCGTGTCCTAAGGACACATGTGCGGTCTGACGCAAAAGTGATGCCTGTCGCGTACAACCTCGACGGGGGGACGTGGGTCCAACAGGCGTGGCAGAGGTTCTCGATTTCACCGCGGTACAGACGAGGGGCACCGCCCTCCGTCCACCCCGCCGTCCCCGCGCGCCCGGTTCGGCCGGCGGCATGCCGGTGATCGCGCCGATGCCCGCCGCGCGGCCGACCCGCATTCCCAGTCAGCGCGACGGTGCCGACGACACGTCCACGGCGCCGGCCTCCGGCACGACGGTCGACCATCTCACCGAGACCTACCGCGCCCATTACCGTTCGCTCCTCGGCCTCGCGGCCCTCCTTCTCGACGACACCGCCTCCTGTGAGGACGTCGTCCAGGAGGCCTTCATCCGGGTGCACTCGGCGCGCAAGCGCGTCCGTGAGCCGGAGAAGACGCTCGCCTATCTGCGCCAGACGGTCGTGAACCTCTCGCGCTCCGCCCTGCGCCGCCGCATCCTCGGTCTGAAGCTGCTGTCGAAGCCGATGCCCGACATGGCGAGCGCGGAGGAGGGCGCGTACGACCTGCTGGAGCGCGACTCCCTCATCAAGGCGATGAAGGGTCTCCAGCGCCGGCAGCGCGAGGTCCTCGTGCTGCGCTACTTCGCCGACATGACCGAGGCCCAGGTCGCCGAGACCCTCGGCATATCGCTGGGCTCGGTCAAGGCGTACGGCTCCCGGGGCATCGCGGCACTGCGCGTCGCCATGGAGGCGCCGGCATGAGCGCGCACGGCAGGGACGACGGATCCGACAGGCGCGACGGATCCGACATGCGCGACGGGCACGACGAGCTCGGCGCCCGGAGGCGTGCCTCCTGGGGACGCCGGGACGACGACGAACGCGCCGAGGAGCGCGGTGACGAACGCGCCGAACGGCGTGGGCGGGACGGGCTCGCCGAACAGCCCGGGCCGGACGGGCGCGTCGGGGGGCGCGGGCTCGACGAGCACGAAGACACGCAATCGCACGCTGGGAACCGAACTGTGAATCACGGCCCCGAAGAACAAGGCCCCACCTCCAAGGGCCACGGTCTCGAAGGCCGCGCTCCGGACGACCCGCGTTCGGCCGACCTGAATTCGGCCGACCTGGGTACGGACGACGACTCGGATACGGGCGGTCCGCGCACGGACGGCTCGGATACGGGTGACTCGGGTGCGGGTGACTCCGATACGGGTGACTCGGATACGGCCGAGCTGGATGCCGACGGGGTGCGCTTCGGCGACCTGCGCTCGGCCGGGTCTGGATCCGGGTCTGGATCCGGGTCCGGGTCCGGGTCGGGCAGTTCGGGTTCGGGCGGGTCCGGGTCGAACGGCTTGGGGCCGAAGGGGCTCGGCAAGTTCGAGTCGGACGAGCTCGTGCTGCGGAATCTGCTGCACCAGGCGGTGTCGGAGATCGAGCCCCGGGACGGCACCCTGGACCATCTGCGGCGGGCGGTACCGGCCCGGCGGGCGCGCAAGCGTCAGGCCGTCGTCGGGATGGCGGCCGCCGCGCTCTTCATCGGCACGGCGATCCCGGCCCTGGTCCATGTCTCCAACTCCACCGGCTCCGACCCCAACCCCTCCGTCGTCGGCCATGGCTCGGAGACCCAGGGGAGCGAGGGCCAGTCCAAGGGGCAGACCGGCGGTGACGGTTCGTCGGGCGGCTCCTCCGGCGGCTCGAAGGACTCCGGCAAGGGCAGCGACAAGGACGAGGGCGACAAGGGCAAGGGCGAGAGCAACGGCACCACGGGCGGCGCCCAGGCGACGCCCACGAGCGCTGCCGCGTCCCTGTGTACGACGGCCCAGCTCGGCGGCGGCCCCAGCGTGGGCTCACCGGACTCCAGCGGCGCCGTCTACGGCACGTTCCGTGTCTCCAACATCTCCGGCACCAGCTGTACGGTCACCGGCGCGGGCGGTGTGAGCATCACCCCGCAGGGCGCCGCGGACGGGTCGAAGATCACCGTGGCGAACCATGTGGCCGGCGACGAGGCCACCGCACTGCCCGACCCGTCGCTGTCCCTCACCCAGCTGGTGCTGGCGCCGGGAACGGCGTACGAGGTGCAGTTCGCCTGGGTGCCGTCCGAGCCCTGCCCCACCACCGGCGGCACGACCGATGGCACCACCGGCGGCTCGGACCCGACAGTGGACCCGACGCCCACGGACGAGGAGACTCCTGGCACCACCACCGACGGCACCAACTCCGTGTCCACCCAGCTCGTCACCGAGGACGGCGGTGTCGCCGACGGCAGCGTCCTCGTCTCCCACACCGCCGAGGGCGGCGTAGCCACCTTCACGACCGCCGTCAGCAACGCGTGCGCGGGAGTGGTCTACCGGACGGGACTGCTGGCGGCGTCCTGAACGGGGGCCGACGGGGGAGTATCGCCGCTGGGTCCCGGCGGGGGAGCACCGCCGCTGGTCTCGCGGTGCGTGTGCTTGGTGATGCCAGGCGCTCTTCCTGGATGGGCCCGTCGGCCCCTACTGGGCCGGCTCGGCTTCCCGGGAGCGGTTCTTGTCCGGCTGGTTCTCGTCCGGCTGGTTCTCGTCCGGGACCAGGCCCAGTTCCGCGTCCCGGATGAACTCGGCCTCGCGGCGGAGCAGTCGGAACCACATGAAGACGACGAAGCCGGCGAAGACGAACCACTCGCCGGTGTAGCCGAGGTTCTGGAAGGCCTTCAGGTCGAGCCCGGTGTTCTGCGGGGCGGTCGCGGGCACGGCCTTCATCCCCGAGTCGCCCTTGTCGAGCGTGATCCACGCGTCGTACAGGTCGTCCGGCACGAGGTTCACCAGCGCCGCCGCGCTGATCGCCGTGGTCTGGCCGGCCGGGAGCCCGCCCTGGACGGGCACGCCGTTCGACCCCGGGGTCTCGGACGACTGCAGTGAACCGGTGACAGTGACCTCGCCGGTGGGCGCGGCCGGGGCCCGGTCCGGATCCGCGGTGCCGGGCAGCCAGCCGCGTACGACCGGCAGGGCCTTGCCCTCGTCGGTGCGCAGGAGCGTCAGCACGTAGAAGCCGTTCTTGCCGTCCACCTCGCGGTTGGGCACGAGGAGCTGCTCGCCGTACCGTCCGGTCACGGTGGCCGACGCGCCCGAGGTCTTCTTGTCCACCGGCAGCAGCTCGTCCAGCGGCCGCGCCGGGGCCCGGTCCTCCGGGTCGATCCGCTCGGTCGCCGCGCGATGGTCCTGCATCCGGTCCTCGAACCGGCTCAGCTGCCACGACCCCATGAACACACAGAAGGGGATGGCGAGCAGCACGAAGACGTTGATCCCCCACCATCGGGGCGTCAGCAGAAACCGGTACACGCCTTCCACCGTACGGTGCCCGCGCCGGGCGCCCGGCTGCGGGGTCGGCCCCGACGGCAGGCACGGCCCGCCGCTCAGTACCTCTCGACGAGGTGCTCCCGTGCGAAGGGCGGCTCGTACGGCTCGGGCCAGAAGTCGGTCATCGTCGCTATCCGGCCGTGCTCGTCCCCGGTGAAGAAGGAGATCGCGTACATCTCCTCCACCCCCGCCGTGACATGTACCCAGCTGACGACCTGCCCCGGCTCTGCGACGATCCGCTCGATCCGGGCGTGCCAGTCACCTGGATACTCCCGCATGAACCGCACATTCCGTTCCCGGCCGCGGATCCGCTCCCGCGTCTGCGGCAGCTCGTACACGATGTTCTCGGCCAGCGTCTCCCCCAACGCGGCCCAGTCCCGGGCCTCGGCGGTGGCCCAGAAGGTCTCGACTGTCTTGCGTAG from Streptomyces sp. DSM 40750 includes these protein-coding regions:
- a CDS encoding tetratricopeptide repeat protein; amino-acid sequence: MLPAEAFSLDSRAARVCHLPDRTGQFVGRERELRLLDAAFGEAGGLVVHAVHGLGGIGKSTLAAHWAAVHAADFNPVWWITAETETDLDSGFAALGRALQPALVGILTEEAFRERTIQWLASNGGWLIVLDNVSDPAVIRPLLARAPGGRFLVTTRRSSTSWRGIARTLDLDVLAPAEAVELFTGIYDGPADGVEELCAELGCLPLAVDQAAAYCREAGVTPRVYLDFLARYPADMYAATAEGGDAQRTVARVWQVTLDALADTPIAVQILRIIAWWAPDEIPRGYLEGIGSPLEVTDAVRRLAAHSMVKVRGDVLSVHRLVQAVSRAGTPEEMAVTRHEAARMLSGKTQRTQVFGEAERVWATHVEALAGCLGEEFDTELLVSLFTMAAMNLTRGHSRRSMALLERVARAVERNPGWDSRETVRGAMLPMYMLNGHYDLAQPLAEEQLALSERERGACHPDTFSARISLADVLRHTEPERAQAMAQEVAERAVEALGSDHPVAFTARLTLREMTRQHPDRPTFEAQVAEAERVLGDDHFSVAVLRRNLVEELREAGHLDRAVVLAEKVVAQYRHHLGATDMDTLNARITHIHLLALVDDAPRVHELLPDFIADLSRAVGDTPEGRNVIDQAVALLRHREA
- a CDS encoding SgcJ/EcaC family oxidoreductase gives rise to the protein MTRKNRIRAAVVTATALVTVGTVTAGVSMAGAEAAPKKPSKKEIAALFDGWNKSLRTGDAKKVADRYAKDAVLLPTVSNKVRTNRAGIVDYFHHFLESKPVGKKIETHINVLDSNSALDAGTYQFTLTDKKTGEKRVVKARYTYEYEKRNGVWKIVNHHSSAMPEG
- a CDS encoding HAMP domain-containing sensor histidine kinase gives rise to the protein MIRQLLRSYVVLVAVAIALFTVPVAFTLTSQLRGDTISSVGREAETMARLLGNGDDASCEALKRLAKAYEPAEVTVQVATTNGCTPKDLTAPARDTALTKALLDGEKTEDWGSDFIWGKHLVVTVPARDATTGDVVGAVRIVFSTDHLTSRLWQIWGFRAGLAVLVLGAAAIIGVFVARRLTRPLLQLNEMASKLSDGDLTARSPVTGPQETQTLARTLNQAGERLDTLIASQRIFVADASHQLRTPLTALRLSLDNIADGTDDEFVREDVEQATAEVVRMSRLVSGLLVLARAEAKVTAAEPLSLRDVIQERFDVWRPAADERGVTITLRGSADGRPLVLASPGHLDQVLDNVLSNALEVSPDGATITVRVETRGDQVVLSVLDEGPGMSDAEKSRAFDRFWRGQGLTGKSGSGLGLAVVKQLVTDDGGTVALEDAPGGGLCVALTLRAARHGGG
- a CDS encoding response regulator transcription factor produces the protein MRVLLVEDDEPVAESLRRGLLRYGFEVEWVSTGGAALSYNGPYDVVLLDLGLPDTDGLDVCKALRSRSDVPIIVISARSDETDRVVGLELGADDYVSKPFGVREVIARIRAVMRRVQPRAADAPAAGPDRYGPRLTIDRKAARVHLDGTEVGLAPKEYDLLAFLTEEPGALMSREQIMEAVWDANWFGPTKTLDVHVAALRRKLAGAITIEAVRGVGFRLIVNEGETPAGETPAAGKDAKSTEGSGAS
- a CDS encoding aspartate kinase codes for the protein MGLVVQKYGGSSVADAEGIKRVAKRIVEAKKNGHQVVVVVSAMGDTTDELIDLAEQVSPMPAGREFDMLLTAGERISMALLAMAIKNLGHEAQSFTGSQAGVITDSVHNKARIIDVTPGRIRTALDEGNIAIVAGFQGVSQDKKDITTLGRGGSDTTAVALAAALDAEVCEIYTDVDGVFTADPRVVKKARKIDWISSEDMLELAASGSKVLLHRCVEYARRYNIPIHVRSSFSGLPGTWVSNEKPESQGDHKVEHAIISGVAHDVSEAKVTVVGVPDKPGEAAAIFRAIADAEVNIDMVVQNVSAVTTGLTDISFTLPKTEGRKAIDALEKNKDGIGFDSLRYDDQIGKISLVGAGMKTNPGVTASFFEALSDAGVNIELISTSEIRISVVTRADDVPEAVRAVHSAFGLDSDSDEAVVYGGTGR
- a CDS encoding aspartate-semialdehyde dehydrogenase, coding for MAVDAGRTGRPTLAVVGATGAVGTVMLQILSHRADIWGEIRLIASPRSAGRKLAVRGEQVEVTALSEEAFDGVDVAMFDVPDEVAERWAPIAAAKGAVVVDNSGAFRMDPEVPLVVPEVNPHAVRRRPRGIIANPNCTTLSMIVALGALHAEFGLRELVASSYQAVSGAGRAGVETLRQQIALVAGTELGTRPGDVRRAVGDNTGPFPEPVALNVVPWAGSPRADGWSSEEMKVRDESRKILGLPTLPVAVTCVRVPVVTAHSLTVHARFEGEVTVAKAREILATAPGVVLFDDPGAGEFPTPADVVGTDPTWVGRVRRALDDPTALELFVCGDNLRKGAALNTAQIAELVAAERAA
- a CDS encoding SigE family RNA polymerase sigma factor is translated as MAEVLDFTAVQTRGTALRPPRRPRAPGSAGGMPVIAPMPAARPTRIPSQRDGADDTSTAPASGTTVDHLTETYRAHYRSLLGLAALLLDDTASCEDVVQEAFIRVHSARKRVREPEKTLAYLRQTVVNLSRSALRRRILGLKLLSKPMPDMASAEEGAYDLLERDSLIKAMKGLQRRQREVLVLRYFADMTEAQVAETLGISLGSVKAYGSRGIAALRVAMEAPA
- a CDS encoding SURF1 family protein — encoded protein: MYRFLLTPRWWGINVFVLLAIPFCVFMGSWQLSRFEDRMQDHRAATERIDPEDRAPARPLDELLPVDKKTSGASATVTGRYGEQLLVPNREVDGKNGFYVLTLLRTDEGKALPVVRGWLPGTADPDRAPAAPTGEVTVTGSLQSSETPGSNGVPVQGGLPAGQTTAISAAALVNLVPDDLYDAWITLDKGDSGMKAVPATAPQNTGLDLKAFQNLGYTGEWFVFAGFVVFMWFRLLRREAEFIRDAELGLVPDENQPDENQPDKNRSREAEPAQ
- a CDS encoding nuclear transport factor 2 family protein, giving the protein MTTTTDLRKTVETFWATAEARDWAALGETLAENIVYELPQTRERIRGRERNVRFMREYPGDWHARIERIVAEPGQVVSWVHVTAGVEEMYAISFFTGDEHGRIATMTDFWPEPYEPPFAREHLVERY